Proteins co-encoded in one Siniperca chuatsi isolate FFG_IHB_CAS linkage group LG11, ASM2008510v1, whole genome shotgun sequence genomic window:
- the LOC122884847 gene encoding sorbin and SH3 domain-containing protein 1 isoform X1, whose protein sequence is MKGSPDLIPAADLDPSRVCKGKGVVTLRATLVHIDDEGCISEEPNVIPTPSGWTNQINGDSSKAGLAEGGSNIAADLPPVNNTQCQANSPESIKENQAPSYTDIQNCITSTSSSVYPCTSTVNPTIVLLQHNREQQKHLSHFEDPTPERDKSPDPGRDSVSPVPDMDWKRLRLSLHSPVLSPLNKPIVPVRNTEKSKDWYKTMFKQIHRIPEPIEENPYRPTYIFPESYDIQMKSKDDGPTPFGYLKDVKAVPRSKSDAEVDSRGRSMPVPTRSSSLKPSAKRNEWEPPDKKVDTRKYRAEPKSIFEYEPGKSSVLKLERTTQDVNPEDVDLENEPWYKFFSEMEFDKASAPSFSPLETASDLQQYSSSKSGHSEVEKDSGLSTSEPVAPECDRHVYKSVLEGGDIPLQGLRALNKRQGSSSSSKVDYKGGNGYIISPSSSVTSRSVLASNAIGNQCKSMKPLSAAKACIPQILPSKFKPKLLPPSGDSQESRTKAVRHPKAHSCEELYTGPYDTDFAGAEERESGQHSDSKSSCGTECADGLRNVSPAIRRSASEFSSLYRTMHHIQRPSSAGCSPHGSVRSLASLFEKAKADGGERSEADDGGNVPRDAVSSRVSKFEMIIQRSSSAPSRSSSLPTLHSSHSHSPNHSPAHLYMASAVSAESLLVADATQTDSCSPVEAEDNSCGEEALSPGSGTVEEAASSSEEGHNIRTESPSNTEAEVEVEQIFSKSSPELIHQNVGGSKSPSALLTASPPQHNHIHHHLLHHLNHQLLLKPSKCKGSCPASYTRFTTILRHERQQATTTQQERPTPLEKKTTLPGNLFLMGPAPFRLRKNLQSHQTRRTLLATKVTMGTQRPYNLSPELRPLIPQRLSSLEVLERLSNGEESNTDHLSNGQGLDANGNLLQPLAAHRRDSSPVHGESQDEVLRRRHGDKEKILEEQRRLKREQEEADTASRRHTGIVPTHHQFITNERFGDLLNITDNTEKRKSGIERTPAMARFDFRAETLKELPFQKGDIVYIIRQVDQNWYEGEHHGRVGIFPRSYVELLPPTEKAQPKKSVPVQVLEYGEAVARFNFNGDTVVEMSFRKGERITLIRRVDENWYEGKISGTNRQGIFPVTYVEVQRRPRVKNGVEYPDPPVSQSPQRSTNASPQLYRNRLTTSPLPLPRRSVSPEVHAVSSEWISLTVGGGSPPAAPTPPLPPLPTVSYRCGEYLPPPFSASPVPPITGSPYCVSPMASPAASPLPPPYPPRPNSTTPFLTFTPPQGEDFLLSPPSPRLSRSMSPCGGPVLEGWLRGEKELTEGEGTEGDRGRAVPGSRQSSPAEFVKNEADHHGRSSRSPVMLFDIQDNNNVNSFAEAVCNEILNIAETSVRYCSTLSHHPHDSVHRLHPHPSKQSLIISQQPQSHSSSPEPSRLNCGIFQALYSYVPQNEDELELQEGDLVSVMEKCDDGWFVGTSKRTKQFGTFPGNYVKEVKL, encoded by the exons ATGAAAGGCTCTCCTGACCTGATTCCTGCCGCAG ATTTGGACCCCAGCAGAGTGTGCAAAGGGAAAGGAGTCGTGACTCTAAGGGCCACCCTTGTCCACATAGATGATGAGGGCTGCATCAGCGAAGAGCCAAATGTCATCCCAACGCCAA GTGGCTGGACAAACCAGATTAATGGAGACAGCTCTAAAGCAGGATTGGCTGAGGGAGGCAGCAACATCGCAGCTGATTTACCTCCTGTAAATAACACTCAGTGCCAG GCCAATTCACCAGAAAGCATAAAAGAAAATCAGGCTCCATCCTACACTGACATTCAGAACTGTATCACGTCGACTTCCAGCTCTGTTTATCCCTGCACTAGCACAGTTAACCCCACCATAGTCCTGCTGCAACACAACAGAG AGCAGCAAAAGCATCTTTCTCATTTTGAAG ACCCAACCCCAGAAAGGGACAAAAGCCCTGATCCTGGGAGAGATTCAGTTAGTCCAGTCCCTGATATGGACTGGAAGAGGCTGCGGCTCTCACTGCACTCCCCTGTCCTCAGTCCTCTCAACAAGCCCATTGTGCCTGTACGG AACACTGAAAAGTCCAAAGACTGGTACAAGACAATGTTCAAACAGATACACAGAATACCTG AGCCTATTGAGGAAAACCCTTACCGCCCCACCTACATTTTCCCTGAGAGCTATGACATTCAGATGAAATCAAAAG ATGATGGTCCCACCCCCTTTGGTTACTTGAAAGATG TGAAAGCAGTCCCACGCTCAAAAAGTGACGCCGAGGTCGATTCAAGAGGCCGGTCGATGCCTGTGCCAACACGGTCCTCTTCCCTCAAACCCTCTGCCAAAAG GAACGAGTGGGAGCCCCCGGATAAAAAGGTAGACACCAGGAAGTATCGCGCCGAACCCAAGAGCATCTTTGAGTACGAGCCGGGGAAATCGTCGGTGCTGAAGCTGGAGAGAACG ACTCAGGATGTAAATCCAGAAGATGTAGATTTAGAGAATGAGCCTTGGTATAAATTCTTTTCAGAGATGGAGTTTGACAAAGCG AGTGCCCCCTCTTTCAGCCCCCTGGAAACAGCCTCCGACCTGCAGCAGTA CTCCTCGAGCAAGTCTGGacacagcgaggtggagaaGGACAGTGGATTATCCACAAGTGAGCCCGTGGCTCCAGAATGCGACCGCCATGTTTACAAGAGTGTCCTGGAGGGCGGCGACATTCCCTTACAAGGTCTACGGGCCCTAAACAAGCGCCAAGgcagctcctcttcctctaaaG TGGATTATAAAGGTGGGAATGGCTATATAATttcaccctcctcctctgtaACTAGTCGATCAGTTCTTGCCAGTAATGCAATAGGTAACCAGTGTAAGAGTATGAAGCCTCTATCTGCTGCCAAAGCCTGCATACCCCAAATCCTGCCCTCTAAATTCAAGCCCAAGCTGCTGCCGCCCAGTGGTGACAGTCAGGAAAGCAGGACTAAAGCTGTCAGGCACCCAAAGGCCCACAGCTGTGAGGAATTGTACACAGGGCCTTATGACACAGACTTTGCTGGAGCAGAGGAAAGGGAGAGTGGGCAACATTCAGACTCTAAGTCCAGCTGTGGCACAGAGTGTGCGGATGGCCTCAGGAATGTTTCCCCTGCAATTAGGAGGAGCGCATCTGAGTTTTCAAGCCTGTACAGGACCATGCATCACATCCAGCGGCCCAGCTCGGCCGGCTGCAGCCCCCACGGCAGCGTCCGCAGCCTGGCCTCTCTTTTTGAGAAGGCAAAGGCAGACGGGGGTGAAAGGTCAGAGGCAGATGACGGGGGTAACGTTCCGCGGGATGCAGTGTCGTCACGGGTCAGCAAGTTTGAAATGATCATCCAGCGGTCCAGTTCGGCTCCCAGCCGCTCCTCCTCCCTGCCCACCCTGCACTCCAGCCACAGCCACAGCCCCAACCACAGCCCCGCCCATCTCTACATGGCCTCTGCAGTGTCAGCGGAGTCCCTTTTGGTAGCCGACGCCACCCAGACAGATTCCTGCTCCCCAGTGGAGGCAGAGGACAACAGCTGTGGGGAGGAGGCCTTGTCACCAGGAAGTGGGACTGTGGAGGAAGCTGCCTCCTCCTCAGAGGAAGGACACAATATCAGGACTGAGTCCCCCTCTAACACTGAGGCGGAGGTGGAGGTTGAGCAGATCTTCAGTAAAAGTTCCCCAGAACTGATCCACCAAAATGTCGGTGGATCAAAGAGTCCCTCAGCACTGCTTACAGCATCCCCTCCACAACACAACCATATCCACCACCACCTACTGCACCACCTGAACCATCAACTCCTCCTCAAACCCAGCAAATGCAAAGGCTCCTGCCCAGCCTCCTACACCCGCTTCACCACCATCCTCAGGCACGAGAGGCAGCAGGCCACAACCACACAGCAGGAGAGGCCGACACCTCTGGAGAAGAAGACCACACTGCCTGGGAACCTCTTCCTCATGGGCCCTGCTCCCTTCAGGTTACGGAAGAACCTGCAGTCCCACCAAACTCGGAGGACTCTGTTAGCCACCAAGGTGACAATGGGCACCCAGAGGCCCTACAATTTGTCTCCTGAGCTCAGACCTCTGATCCCTCAGCGCCTGTCCTCGCTGGAGGTCCTGGAGAGGCTGAGTAACGGGGAGGAAAGCAACACTGACCACCTGAGTAACGGGCAGGGCTTGGACGCCAACGGGAACCTACTGCAGCCGCTGGCAGCTCACCGCAGAG acTCGTCCCCAGTTCACGGAGAAAGCCAGGATGAAGTGTTGCGGAGGCGTCATGGGGACAAAGAG AAAATCTTGGAGGAGCAGCGGCGGCTGAAGCGGGAACAGGAAGAGGCTGACACAGCGTCGAGGCGACACACAGGCATTGTCCCAACGCACCACCAGTTCATCACCAACGAGCGCTTCGGAGACCTGCTCAACATCACAGATAACACAGAAAAGAGGAAATCAGGCATAGAG AGAACTCCAGCCATGGCTCGCTTCGACTTCAGAGCAGAAACTCTAAA GGAATTACCATTTCAGAAGGGAGACATTGTCTACATCATTCGACAGGTGGATCAAAACTGGTATGAAGGAGAACATCATGGAAGAGTTGGTATTTTCCCTCGAAGTTATGTTGAG CTCCTTCCCCCCACGGAGAAAGCCCAGCCTAAGAAAAGTGTCCCAGTGCAGGTACTGGAGTATGGAGAAGCTGTCGCCCGCTTCAACTTCAACGGGGACACAGTGGTGGAAATGTCCTTCAGAAAG ggagagagaatCACGCTGATTCGTAGAGTTGATGAAAACTGGTATGAAGGCAAAATCTCAGGCACCAATCGCCAAGGCATCTTCCCCGTCACCTACGTAGAAGTGCAGAGACGACCCCGTGTCAAAAACGGGGTGGAGTATCCCGACCCTCCTGTCAGCCAGTCGCCCCAGCGCAGCACCAATGCTTCTCCTCAG CTGTATCGTAATCGCCTGACCACCTCCCCCTTGCCCCTCCCTCGCCGCTCCGTTTCCCCTGAGGTCCACGCTGTCTCCTCTGAGTGGATCTCCTTGACTGTGGGAGGAGGGAGCCCTCCTGCCGCTCCCACCCCTCCCCTTCCGCCGCTGCCCACCGTGTCCTACCGCTGCGGCGAGTACCTGCCCCCACCCTTCTCTGCCAGCCCTGTGCCTCCCATCACCGGCAGCCCATACTGCGTCTCTCCCATGGCTTCCCCAGCTGCCTCCCCTCTCCCCCCGCCTTACCCGCCCAGACCCAACTCAACCACTCCCTTCCTCACGTTCACCCCACCTCAGGGGGAGGACTTCctgctctcccctccctccccacgTCTGTCACGCAGCATGAGCCCCTGTGGCGGGCCGGTGCTGGAGGGCTGGCTGAGGGGGGAGAAGGAGTTGACAGAGGGGGAAGGCACAGAGGGGGACAGGGGCCGTGCAGTCCCAGGCAGCAGGCAAAGTAGCCCTGCAGAG TTTGTAAAGAATGAGGCTGACCATCATGGACGGAGCTCCAGAAGCCCTGTGATGCTGTTTGACATCCAAGACAACAACAATGTTAACTCATTTGCG GAGGCAGTGTGTAATGAGATCTTGAATATAGCTGAGACCTCGGTGAGGTACTGCAGCACCCTGTCCCACCACCCTCATGACTCTGTCCATAGACTGCACCCCCACCCCAGTAAACAATCTCTCATCATTTCCCAGCAACCCCAGTCCCACAGCAGCAGTCCGGAGCCGAGCCGTCTCAACTGTGGAAT TTTCCAGGCGCTGTACAGTTACGTGCCACAGAACGAGGACGAGCTGGAGCTGCAGGAGGGAGATCTCGTCAGTGTCATGGAGAAGTGCGATGACGGCTGGTTTGTTG gtACCTCAAAGAGGACAAAACAGTTTGGGACTTTCCCTGGGAATTACGTGAAGGAGGTGAAACTGTAA
- the LOC122884847 gene encoding sorbin and SH3 domain-containing protein 1 isoform X6, which translates to MKGSPDLIPAADLDPSRVCKGKGVVTLRATLVHIDDEGCISEEPNVIPTPSGWTNQINGDSSKAGLAEGGSNIAADLPPVNNTQCQANSPESIKENQAPSYTDIQNCITSTSSSVYPCTSTVNPTIVLLQHNREQQKHLSHFEDPTPERDKSPDPGRDSVSPVPDMDWKRLRLSLHSPVLSPLNKPIVPVRNTEKSKDWYKTMFKQIHRIPEPIEENPYRPTYIFPESYDIQMKSKDDGPTPFGYLKDVKAVPRSKSDAEVDSRGRSMPVPTRSSSLKPSAKRNEWEPPDKKVDTRKYRAEPKSIFEYEPGKSSVLKLERTSAPSFSPLETASDLQQYSSSKSGHSEVEKDSGLSTSEPVAPECDRHVYKSVLEGGDIPLQGLRALNKRQGSSSSSKVDYKGGNGYIISPSSSVTSRSVLASNAIGNQCKSMKPLSAAKACIPQILPSKFKPKLLPPSGDSQESRTKAVRHPKAHSCEELYTGPYDTDFAGAEERESGQHSDSKSSCGTECADGLRNVSPAIRRSASEFSSLYRTMHHIQRPSSAGCSPHGSVRSLASLFEKAKADGGERSEADDGGNVPRDAVSSRVSKFEMIIQRSSSAPSRSSSLPTLHSSHSHSPNHSPAHLYMASAVSAESLLVADATQTDSCSPVEAEDNSCGEEALSPGSGTVEEAASSSEEGHNIRTESPSNTEAEVEVEQIFSKSSPELIHQNVGGSKSPSALLTASPPQHNHIHHHLLHHLNHQLLLKPSKCKGSCPASYTRFTTILRHERQQATTTQQERPTPLEKKTTLPGNLFLMGPAPFRLRKNLQSHQTRRTLLATKVTMGTQRPYNLSPELRPLIPQRLSSLEVLERLSNGEESNTDHLSNGQGLDANGNLLQPLAAHRRDSSPVHGESQDEVLRRRHGDKEKILEEQRRLKREQEEADTASRRHTGIVPTHHQFITNERFGDLLNITDNTEKRKSGIERTPAMARFDFRAETLKELPFQKGDIVYIIRQVDQNWYEGEHHGRVGIFPRSYVELLPPTEKAQPKKSVPVQVLEYGEAVARFNFNGDTVVEMSFRKGERITLIRRVDENWYEGKISGTNRQGIFPVTYVEVQRRPRVKNGVEYPDPPVSQSPQRSTNASPQLYRNRLTTSPLPLPRRSVSPEVHAVSSEWISLTVGGGSPPAAPTPPLPPLPTVSYRCGEYLPPPFSASPVPPITGSPYCVSPMASPAASPLPPPYPPRPNSTTPFLTFTPPQGEDFLLSPPSPRLSRSMSPCGGPVLEGWLRGEKELTEGEGTEGDRGRAVPGSRQSSPAEFVKNEADHHGRSSRSPVMLFDIQDNNNVNSFAEAVCNEILNIAETSVRYCSTLSHHPHDSVHRLHPHPSKQSLIISQQPQSHSSSPEPSRLNCGIFQALYSYVPQNEDELELQEGDLVSVMEKCDDGWFVGTSKRTKQFGTFPGNYVKEVKL; encoded by the exons ATGAAAGGCTCTCCTGACCTGATTCCTGCCGCAG ATTTGGACCCCAGCAGAGTGTGCAAAGGGAAAGGAGTCGTGACTCTAAGGGCCACCCTTGTCCACATAGATGATGAGGGCTGCATCAGCGAAGAGCCAAATGTCATCCCAACGCCAA GTGGCTGGACAAACCAGATTAATGGAGACAGCTCTAAAGCAGGATTGGCTGAGGGAGGCAGCAACATCGCAGCTGATTTACCTCCTGTAAATAACACTCAGTGCCAG GCCAATTCACCAGAAAGCATAAAAGAAAATCAGGCTCCATCCTACACTGACATTCAGAACTGTATCACGTCGACTTCCAGCTCTGTTTATCCCTGCACTAGCACAGTTAACCCCACCATAGTCCTGCTGCAACACAACAGAG AGCAGCAAAAGCATCTTTCTCATTTTGAAG ACCCAACCCCAGAAAGGGACAAAAGCCCTGATCCTGGGAGAGATTCAGTTAGTCCAGTCCCTGATATGGACTGGAAGAGGCTGCGGCTCTCACTGCACTCCCCTGTCCTCAGTCCTCTCAACAAGCCCATTGTGCCTGTACGG AACACTGAAAAGTCCAAAGACTGGTACAAGACAATGTTCAAACAGATACACAGAATACCTG AGCCTATTGAGGAAAACCCTTACCGCCCCACCTACATTTTCCCTGAGAGCTATGACATTCAGATGAAATCAAAAG ATGATGGTCCCACCCCCTTTGGTTACTTGAAAGATG TGAAAGCAGTCCCACGCTCAAAAAGTGACGCCGAGGTCGATTCAAGAGGCCGGTCGATGCCTGTGCCAACACGGTCCTCTTCCCTCAAACCCTCTGCCAAAAG GAACGAGTGGGAGCCCCCGGATAAAAAGGTAGACACCAGGAAGTATCGCGCCGAACCCAAGAGCATCTTTGAGTACGAGCCGGGGAAATCGTCGGTGCTGAAGCTGGAGAGAACG AGTGCCCCCTCTTTCAGCCCCCTGGAAACAGCCTCCGACCTGCAGCAGTA CTCCTCGAGCAAGTCTGGacacagcgaggtggagaaGGACAGTGGATTATCCACAAGTGAGCCCGTGGCTCCAGAATGCGACCGCCATGTTTACAAGAGTGTCCTGGAGGGCGGCGACATTCCCTTACAAGGTCTACGGGCCCTAAACAAGCGCCAAGgcagctcctcttcctctaaaG TGGATTATAAAGGTGGGAATGGCTATATAATttcaccctcctcctctgtaACTAGTCGATCAGTTCTTGCCAGTAATGCAATAGGTAACCAGTGTAAGAGTATGAAGCCTCTATCTGCTGCCAAAGCCTGCATACCCCAAATCCTGCCCTCTAAATTCAAGCCCAAGCTGCTGCCGCCCAGTGGTGACAGTCAGGAAAGCAGGACTAAAGCTGTCAGGCACCCAAAGGCCCACAGCTGTGAGGAATTGTACACAGGGCCTTATGACACAGACTTTGCTGGAGCAGAGGAAAGGGAGAGTGGGCAACATTCAGACTCTAAGTCCAGCTGTGGCACAGAGTGTGCGGATGGCCTCAGGAATGTTTCCCCTGCAATTAGGAGGAGCGCATCTGAGTTTTCAAGCCTGTACAGGACCATGCATCACATCCAGCGGCCCAGCTCGGCCGGCTGCAGCCCCCACGGCAGCGTCCGCAGCCTGGCCTCTCTTTTTGAGAAGGCAAAGGCAGACGGGGGTGAAAGGTCAGAGGCAGATGACGGGGGTAACGTTCCGCGGGATGCAGTGTCGTCACGGGTCAGCAAGTTTGAAATGATCATCCAGCGGTCCAGTTCGGCTCCCAGCCGCTCCTCCTCCCTGCCCACCCTGCACTCCAGCCACAGCCACAGCCCCAACCACAGCCCCGCCCATCTCTACATGGCCTCTGCAGTGTCAGCGGAGTCCCTTTTGGTAGCCGACGCCACCCAGACAGATTCCTGCTCCCCAGTGGAGGCAGAGGACAACAGCTGTGGGGAGGAGGCCTTGTCACCAGGAAGTGGGACTGTGGAGGAAGCTGCCTCCTCCTCAGAGGAAGGACACAATATCAGGACTGAGTCCCCCTCTAACACTGAGGCGGAGGTGGAGGTTGAGCAGATCTTCAGTAAAAGTTCCCCAGAACTGATCCACCAAAATGTCGGTGGATCAAAGAGTCCCTCAGCACTGCTTACAGCATCCCCTCCACAACACAACCATATCCACCACCACCTACTGCACCACCTGAACCATCAACTCCTCCTCAAACCCAGCAAATGCAAAGGCTCCTGCCCAGCCTCCTACACCCGCTTCACCACCATCCTCAGGCACGAGAGGCAGCAGGCCACAACCACACAGCAGGAGAGGCCGACACCTCTGGAGAAGAAGACCACACTGCCTGGGAACCTCTTCCTCATGGGCCCTGCTCCCTTCAGGTTACGGAAGAACCTGCAGTCCCACCAAACTCGGAGGACTCTGTTAGCCACCAAGGTGACAATGGGCACCCAGAGGCCCTACAATTTGTCTCCTGAGCTCAGACCTCTGATCCCTCAGCGCCTGTCCTCGCTGGAGGTCCTGGAGAGGCTGAGTAACGGGGAGGAAAGCAACACTGACCACCTGAGTAACGGGCAGGGCTTGGACGCCAACGGGAACCTACTGCAGCCGCTGGCAGCTCACCGCAGAG acTCGTCCCCAGTTCACGGAGAAAGCCAGGATGAAGTGTTGCGGAGGCGTCATGGGGACAAAGAG AAAATCTTGGAGGAGCAGCGGCGGCTGAAGCGGGAACAGGAAGAGGCTGACACAGCGTCGAGGCGACACACAGGCATTGTCCCAACGCACCACCAGTTCATCACCAACGAGCGCTTCGGAGACCTGCTCAACATCACAGATAACACAGAAAAGAGGAAATCAGGCATAGAG AGAACTCCAGCCATGGCTCGCTTCGACTTCAGAGCAGAAACTCTAAA GGAATTACCATTTCAGAAGGGAGACATTGTCTACATCATTCGACAGGTGGATCAAAACTGGTATGAAGGAGAACATCATGGAAGAGTTGGTATTTTCCCTCGAAGTTATGTTGAG CTCCTTCCCCCCACGGAGAAAGCCCAGCCTAAGAAAAGTGTCCCAGTGCAGGTACTGGAGTATGGAGAAGCTGTCGCCCGCTTCAACTTCAACGGGGACACAGTGGTGGAAATGTCCTTCAGAAAG ggagagagaatCACGCTGATTCGTAGAGTTGATGAAAACTGGTATGAAGGCAAAATCTCAGGCACCAATCGCCAAGGCATCTTCCCCGTCACCTACGTAGAAGTGCAGAGACGACCCCGTGTCAAAAACGGGGTGGAGTATCCCGACCCTCCTGTCAGCCAGTCGCCCCAGCGCAGCACCAATGCTTCTCCTCAG CTGTATCGTAATCGCCTGACCACCTCCCCCTTGCCCCTCCCTCGCCGCTCCGTTTCCCCTGAGGTCCACGCTGTCTCCTCTGAGTGGATCTCCTTGACTGTGGGAGGAGGGAGCCCTCCTGCCGCTCCCACCCCTCCCCTTCCGCCGCTGCCCACCGTGTCCTACCGCTGCGGCGAGTACCTGCCCCCACCCTTCTCTGCCAGCCCTGTGCCTCCCATCACCGGCAGCCCATACTGCGTCTCTCCCATGGCTTCCCCAGCTGCCTCCCCTCTCCCCCCGCCTTACCCGCCCAGACCCAACTCAACCACTCCCTTCCTCACGTTCACCCCACCTCAGGGGGAGGACTTCctgctctcccctccctccccacgTCTGTCACGCAGCATGAGCCCCTGTGGCGGGCCGGTGCTGGAGGGCTGGCTGAGGGGGGAGAAGGAGTTGACAGAGGGGGAAGGCACAGAGGGGGACAGGGGCCGTGCAGTCCCAGGCAGCAGGCAAAGTAGCCCTGCAGAG TTTGTAAAGAATGAGGCTGACCATCATGGACGGAGCTCCAGAAGCCCTGTGATGCTGTTTGACATCCAAGACAACAACAATGTTAACTCATTTGCG GAGGCAGTGTGTAATGAGATCTTGAATATAGCTGAGACCTCGGTGAGGTACTGCAGCACCCTGTCCCACCACCCTCATGACTCTGTCCATAGACTGCACCCCCACCCCAGTAAACAATCTCTCATCATTTCCCAGCAACCCCAGTCCCACAGCAGCAGTCCGGAGCCGAGCCGTCTCAACTGTGGAAT TTTCCAGGCGCTGTACAGTTACGTGCCACAGAACGAGGACGAGCTGGAGCTGCAGGAGGGAGATCTCGTCAGTGTCATGGAGAAGTGCGATGACGGCTGGTTTGTTG gtACCTCAAAGAGGACAAAACAGTTTGGGACTTTCCCTGGGAATTACGTGAAGGAGGTGAAACTGTAA